One Bubalus bubalis isolate 160015118507 breed Murrah chromosome 10, NDDB_SH_1, whole genome shotgun sequence genomic window carries:
- the LYRM2 gene encoding LYR motif-containing protein 2: MATSRLPPATLTLKQFMRRQQVLLLYRRILQAIRQVPNDSDRKYLKDWAREEFKRNKSATEEDTVRMMITQGNMQLKELEKTLALARS; the protein is encoded by the exons ATGGCCACTTCCCGCTTGCCCCCAGCAACACTAACACTCAAGCAG TTCATGAGAAGGCAGCAAGTTCTCCTCCTCTACAGAAGGATTTTGCAGGCAATTCGGCAAGTTCCAAATGATTCTGATCGCAAATACCTGAAGGACTGGGCAAGAGaagaattcaaaagaaacaaaagtgccACGGAAGAG GATACAGTCCGGATGATGATTACTCAAGGCAATATGCAGCTCAAAGAGTTAGAAAAAACACTTGCTTTGGCCAGATCTTAA